Below is a window of Candidatus Methylomirabilota bacterium DNA.
TTCACGCGATGGTGGGAGGCCTTGGCGACGTATGCCGGCGAGCCCGGAATGGTGCTGAAGATCGTGTCGCGGATGGTGGTGGGGTTCCCGTCCTTGTCGGTGTAGGGCGCCATCTCCGCGTCCACCACGTCGCCGATCTTGAGCGAGCCCTTCCCCTTCTCGAGCCGGTAGTCGATGGGGGCGCTGTAGACCCCCAGCACCTCGCCGATGAGCTGGGCCAGGTCGCCGAGCGGCCCGCCGAGCTTGCCGGCCCACGCGTCGACCAGCGCCTCCTTCTGCGGCGGGGTGGCGCGGTCGTCCACGTAGAGCGCGAGCTTCCAGTTGCCCTTCAGGATGTTGCCCGGGATGTGGGCGACGCCGGCGATGCAGAGGCCGGAGACGTCGACCCCGCGGATCGTCCCGCGGTCGATCCGGTAGCAGATGAAGGCGTCGCAGGTGCGCCCGTCGGGATCCTCGCCGATCCAGCAGGGGCAGGGCGCCGCGCAGGAACAGGCCTCGAGGAGTGAGCCTTCGAGCTGATAGTTCGCCATGACCGGACCTCCTTACCAGGGGGCGGCAGTCGCCCCGTCGGCGATGCGTTGGACATCTTCTGCGAGGAGATCCCCCAGAGCCAGCATGACGAGCAGGGGCACCACGCGGAGCTTCATCGGGGGGAGCCTCCCTTTGCAGCGTTCGTCTGAAGGGCGCGGCGGATGAAGAGAGACTAGGCGACCCCCGAGGAGGTGTCAAGCGGGAGAGTCGGCCCCGCGGACCGCCAGGCCCGGCCCGCTTGTGGGCGGGCGCGTCAGGGAGGGACAATGGGATGACTGGGAGTGCCGCGGGAAGACTGCGGCGTGTCCGGAGAGTGGCCGGGGGAGCCCGGCAGGAGGTGGGCGATGAGTATCGTCGCGATTTCCCAGACCCTCGGCAGCCTGGGCGACGAGATCGGGCGCGAGCTAGCCCGAGGTCTCGGCTACGAGTTCGCGGATCG
It encodes the following:
- a CDS encoding DUF1326 domain-containing protein, which gives rise to MANYQLEGSLLEACSCAAPCPCWIGEDPDGRTCDAFICYRIDRGTIRGVDVSGLCIAGVAHIPGNILKGNWKLALYVDDRATPPQKEALVDAWAGKLGGPLGDLAQLIGEVLGVYSAPIDYRLEKGKGSLKIGDVVDAEMAPYTDKDGNPTTIRDTIFSTIPGSPAYVAKASHHRVNLPQHGMTWSFFGRNAIQGNFRFAA